From the genome of Acidobacteriota bacterium, one region includes:
- a CDS encoding aspartyl/asparaginyl beta-hydroxylase domain-containing protein, with translation MRTQRVGRLEIDWTKADAEIEKSARLAFSDAYSEYLCGGPWKSCMLWAAGGDRGDGLVTNYDFTQRPAITEYGRQLPYLSGLVERYFNLDFLNFARLAVISNSVIIPHRDLLELGEIPEKKRNAHRLHLPLLTNEHCFFMEENTVYRMRAGEAWFFDASCPHSAASFSQDKRVHLMLDFSDVDDGRKLLRFMPEKEAGIPTDSICTRRPMSSREHDSLLTLSGVIDLDNYRDIFAVLIKRHYRRDGGDNFIWKTFLKIAKASGNRDLYQKACELHRYFLIERAA, from the coding sequence ATGCGTACACAAAGAGTCGGACGGTTGGAAATCGATTGGACCAAGGCCGATGCGGAGATTGAAAAAAGCGCCCGCCTCGCTTTCTCCGACGCTTACAGCGAATACCTGTGCGGCGGTCCTTGGAAAAGTTGCATGCTCTGGGCGGCCGGAGGCGACCGGGGCGACGGCCTGGTCACCAACTATGACTTCACGCAGCGCCCGGCGATTACCGAATACGGTCGACAACTGCCTTATCTTTCCGGGCTTGTTGAGCGGTACTTCAATCTCGATTTCCTCAACTTCGCGCGGCTGGCGGTCATATCCAACAGCGTGATCATTCCCCACAGGGATCTGCTGGAATTGGGAGAAATTCCCGAAAAGAAGCGCAACGCCCATCGCCTTCACCTGCCGCTTCTGACCAACGAGCATTGTTTCTTCATGGAGGAGAACACGGTTTACCGGATGCGGGCCGGCGAGGCCTGGTTCTTCGACGCTTCCTGCCCTCACAGCGCGGCTTCCTTTTCCCAGGACAAGCGGGTTCATCTCATGCTCGACTTCTCGGATGTGGATGACGGCCGCAAGCTGCTGCGCTTCATGCCGGAGAAAGAGGCAGGCATTCCGACCGACAGCATTTGCACCCGCCGTCCCATGAGCAGCCGGGAGCATGATTCCCTGCTGACGCTTTCAGGCGTCATTGACTTGGACAACTACCGGGACATATTCGCCGTCCTCATCAAAAGGCACTATCGCCGAGATGGCGGCGACAACTTCATTTGGAAGACGTTTCTCAAGATCGCGAAGGCCAGCGGAAACCGGGATCTCTACCAAAAGGCCTGCGAGTTGCACCGCTACTTCTTGATTGAACGGGCCGCTTGA
- a CDS encoding chlorinating enzyme, whose protein sequence is MKKMIDFESERETFNQQGFIGPFKLWEPEAMKVWWKEQRAALLNPENTKRAAFDNPLNYDRHLDIPGLSRIISEPAIVRRFQSLIGPDVLCWRTEFFPKNPGDAGTGWHQVETYAIGEATEGMLKATTHSNGVPMELTAWVAFTEATKENGCLRFLPGSHRTWYYDEKRRLNWDDTRIENTFFGYSYDDAKLDKTWNPDEKDIAYAEMKPGEFVIFTARCVHGSNPNTSRKQRMGFSIRVIPTHVKVYEGMTEFDEFGHHFDLSRHGCVLVGGKDVYGHNRVKSANVWGEPFTSVA, encoded by the coding sequence ATGAAAAAGATGATCGACTTCGAATCGGAAAGGGAGACCTTCAACCAACAGGGCTTCATCGGCCCCTTCAAACTGTGGGAGCCCGAGGCCATGAAGGTATGGTGGAAGGAGCAGCGGGCGGCGCTTCTCAACCCTGAGAACACCAAGCGGGCCGCTTTCGACAACCCGCTTAACTACGACCGCCACCTCGACATCCCGGGCTTGAGCAGGATCATCTCCGAGCCGGCCATCGTGCGGCGCTTTCAGTCCTTGATCGGCCCCGACGTGCTCTGCTGGCGCACAGAGTTCTTTCCCAAGAATCCGGGAGATGCCGGGACTGGTTGGCACCAGGTCGAAACCTACGCCATTGGCGAAGCCACCGAGGGGATGCTGAAGGCGACTACCCATTCCAACGGCGTCCCCATGGAGCTGACCGCCTGGGTGGCCTTCACCGAGGCCACCAAAGAGAACGGATGTCTGAGATTCCTGCCCGGCAGCCACCGCACCTGGTACTACGACGAGAAGCGCAGGCTGAACTGGGACGACACTCGGATCGAGAATACGTTTTTCGGCTACAGCTACGACGACGCCAAGCTCGACAAGACTTGGAATCCCGACGAGAAAGACATCGCCTACGCCGAGATGAAACCGGGAGAGTTCGTGATCTTTACCGCGCGCTGCGTTCACGGCTCGAATCCCAATACCAGCCGCAAGCAGAGGATGGGCTTCTCGATCCGGGTCATTCCAACCCACGTGAAAGTGTATGAGGGCATGACCGAGTTCGACGAGTTCGGGCATCACTTTGATCTCTCCCGCCACGGGTGCGTCCTGGTGGGCGGCAAGGATGTCTACGGTCACAACCGGGTCAAGAGCGCAAATGTCTGGGGCGAGCCTTTTACCTCCGTTGCCTGA